The following proteins come from a genomic window of Lolium rigidum isolate FL_2022 chromosome 5, APGP_CSIRO_Lrig_0.1, whole genome shotgun sequence:
- the LOC124657727 gene encoding uncharacterized protein LOC124657727 has product MVRKRRCKAKTETPSSSTSVPPPPPAIDALPEDHLRDILRRLSAADLLRAALACHRWRRLASRCRARAPPLLGYFVHPMETERTHDDAVFVPLDASVPRLSLDFAPDASDFQVYDSHQGLLLLQPDVNLPKGILPRFLVLDPATRRRALLPPPPRDTVPNDSIWRKSRHYVGSALLSRAHPSKLCFEAICFAIDEGHPRAWVASVDDGHCSWRALPRAVDISVDFHPWWFEGRCVHAAGKIYWHICNSTDRILSLDPSTLQFSYLPVPAEVGYNFSKYRIGETPEDGRLCMVTEGDSHVQLWVRGESRWNDKGWDLERNIVDMRALCDMIPGLPSDPEIRTLNVWPSDMDPGRSGKVFINTLGNGRYSFHPGTGKLERLSTESGKDYGHPIFAYFLAWPPAFLAPEY; this is encoded by the coding sequence ATGGTCCGGAAGCGCAGATGCAAAGCCAAAACCGAAACACCATCTTCCTCCACCTCggttcctcccccgccgccggccatcgATGCCCTCCCGGAGGACCACCTCCGGGACATCCTCCGCCGTCTCTCCGCGGCCGACCTCCTCCGTGCCGCCCTAGCCTGCCACCGCTGGCGCCGCCTGGCCTCCCGTTGCCGCGCCCGCGCCCCTCCTCTCCTCGGCTACTTCGTCCACCCCATGGAAACCGAGCGAACCCACGACGACGCCGTGTTCGTTCCCCTCGACGCCTCCGTCCCGCGCCTCTCCCTCGACTTCGCCCCGGACGCCTCCGACTTCCAGGTCTACGACTCCCAccagggcctcctcctcctccaaccgGACGTCAACCTCCCCAAGGGCATCCTCCCCCGCTTCCTCGTTCTCGACCCGgccacccgccgccgcgcgctcCTCCCGCCGCCTCCACGCGACACGGTGCCCAATGACAGCATTTGGCGCAAATCCAGGCACTACGTCGGCTCCGCGCTCCTCTCCCGCGCGCACCCCAGCAAGCTCTGCTTCGAGGCCATCTGCTTTGCCATCGACGAGGGCCACCCTCGCGCCTGGGTCGCGTCCGTCGACGACGGCCACTGCAGCTGGCGCGCGCTCCCGCGGGCCGTGGACATCTCCGTCGATTTCCACCCCTGGTGGTTCGAGGGCCGCTGCGTGCACGCCGCCGGGAAGATCTACTGGCACATCTGCAACTCCACCGACCGCATACTCTCGCTGGACCCTTCCACGCTCCAGTTCTCCTACCTGCCGGTGCCGGCCGAGGTGGGGTACAATTTCTCAAAGTACCGTATCGGCGAGACGCCGGAAGACGGGCGGCTTTGCATGGTCACCGAGGGCGACAGCCATGTGCAGCTCTGGGTGCGCGGGGAGTCCAGGTGGAACGACAAAGGCTGGGACCTGGAGAGGAACATCGTGGACATGCGCGCGCTCTGCGACATGATTCCTGGTCTGCCAAGCGACCCGGAGATCAGGACCCTTAACGTCTGGCCCAGCGACATGGACCCCGGTCGCTCTGGGAAGGTTTTCATCAACACGCTCGGCAACGGGCGCTACTCGTTCCATCCGGGTACGGGCAAGCTGGAGCGCCTGTCCACGGAAAGTGGCAAGGATTATGGACACCCCATCTTCGCCTACTTCCTCGCATGGCCGCCCGCGTTCCTTGCTCCAGAGTACTGA